The sequence aaaattttatcaatatgtcctattaatatttatttatgtaatgaaacttataattaattataatgatttttatttatagtgAGCCAACCCACGTGCCTTTCGACTAACCCGCAACTCATCTTggattgggttgggttgagaatCTCCATCCCGCTGGGATGATGGGCCGGCCCGCCCTCGACCTACCAAACGGTGAGTTTTAGTGTCCAAATGGGCTAGGTCCGTCGGGTTGGCCCAACCCGCTTAAAAAGTGGGTCGGCCCGCTCCGCCTCGCCTAATGATGGATTGTAAATTGGCCCACAAAAATCTGTCAATTTACACGTGAGTATGCCGGATTGGCCTGTCCCGCCACCTAAAATAGGTGAGTTGGGTTGCTGTTTTATCAACCAGTCTAAAAAGTGGACCGGCCCTTTTTACCGCCTAATGTGGGTTATGATGAGTTGTGGGCCGCCCCACCCCACTGGCCCTCTTTGACAGTTCTAATCATGGATTGACCCGTCTGACAACTGCTCCACCACCCGTCCACATACAGAATGATTTGAATAAAATTGTTttcctattaatatttattttaatagtgtcttgaaaaacaacaacaataaaattcCAGAGTCTGAAGCAATTTTCTGACGTGGTTCCtcgtatatatatgtatatccgCGTATGCAAACTGCAAATCGAAATCATAATATACGGAATGGATTAAATTTCTACATCAAAATATGAATAGGTATAAAATGTCAccatcaattaaaaaaaatacgaaTCTAATAATGTGACCTAAGTTTGCGTTCCTACTATTTTGCTCATTCCACGCACCCTTTAGTGCCATTATAAAAGGCCAATCCCAAGCTCCCTATTTTCTTGCAAAAAATTCAAAAGTCCCACACATGAATTGAATAATATCTCACCCCACTACTCTGCCCTATTTCGACCAATAACACCACATTTGCCACCAAAAATAAAGCATGCGGATATCGATTTCGACCATTAAATGCGTACGGCCATGCACCTCATCCAGCGTCACACCTCAACAATTCGAACCCCCCATTGCCATTAATACAAGACCCACAAACGTTGCTCTTAGAACCCCGAAAAGTTGCATAAAATGCGGCTTTCTCGACCGTATCGATGGATCCAACAACTTTTCGATGGAACCACCCAAGGTGAGCAAGAGGTGGATGGAGTACCAAGGGATCAAGAACTGGGAAGGCCTACTCGACCCCCTCGACGACAACTTGCGACGCGAGATCATTCGCTACGGTAACTTCATCCAGGCCACTTACCAGTCCTACAATTTCGACATCTCGTCTCCCTTTTACGCCACTTGTCGTTACCCCAAAAGGGAGCTGCTCAACGAGTCGGGCTTTTGTGAGACGGGTTACAGAGTTTGCAGGAATCTGACCGCAAACTCTGGGATACGATTGCCCCGATGGATGCCCACGTGGATGGCCATGCAATCCAGCTGGATCGGTTACGTGGCCGTTTGCCAGAACAAGAAAGAGATTGCCAGGCTCGGGAGACGGGACGTGGTCATTGCTTTGCGTGGCACCGTCACTTGTCTCGAGTGGCTGGAGAATCTGAGGGCAACCTTAACTCCGCTGTCCGGAGCCGCCGCCGATCATTCCGGCGATCCCGATgattcggaagttccgatggtGGAGAGTGGATTCTTGAGTTTATACACCTCCGCGTTTGAAAACCGGCCAAGTTTGCAGACTCAACTGAAACAGGAGATATCAAGAATCCTGGAAAAGTACGGGAACGAGCCATTGAGCTTCACCATCACCGGCCACTCACTAGGGGCGGCGCTGGCTACTGTCGCCGCCTACGACATCAAGAACACGTTCGGAAACTCTCCCCTCGTCACCGTGATCTCCTTCGCGGGTCCCAGAGTCGGGAACTGGAGCTTCAGGTGCGAGCTGGAGAACCAAGGCACCAAAATCTTGCGCATTGTCAACTCCGACGATCTCATCACCAAAGTCCCCGGATTCGTCATCGAAAACAACGAACAGAATCGGTTTTCGGACAACTTCCCGGCCAACAGCACCGCCGCTGGTCTCGGCGGATGGGTTCAGAAGCTGGTGGAGGATATGCAATGGGTCTACGCCGATGTTGGCTGCGAGCTGCGGCTGAGCAGCCGCGACTCGCCGTACTTGAGTGGCTTCAACAACATTGCCACGTGTCACGATCTCAAGACGTATCTTCATCTCGTCGACGGATTTGTGGGTTCCAATTGTCCCTTCCGAGCCACCGcaagaaaaataattaacaaAAACCTTGGCACCggataaatttaataattttaattggaTGTCATTAACAAAAGATCGGGCCCCATAtgccaaaaaaatttaaattgaaattttgtatataattttatttttttttttgtccccAAAAATTACTGGTTTCGTTTACCACCCTACGGTCCACAAAATTACAGATGATGCGTATGGACCTGCGTTTGTATATATGACATTACACTCTTCGTCCAACATACAATTCATTCGTATGGAAATTGTAAGTATTAGCTAATTTGTAGCTTTTACGTATTGAAATAGTGAGCTTTAATTTGTACTATTGTTTATCCCGATCCTGATAATGACGTTTTCATGTCGAATTTCAGTCTTGGTCCTATATTTTTGTTTTAGCGGTTTTAGTCATTATCTTTCTGTACCAACGTGACGTGTGACATTTCTTTCATCAAACACGTATAGATGCACACTGAAGAAATTAAACTTTCAAACTAACGTAATAAGATACAAATCATATAAGTAAACTTTATTACGACAAGCTAACCCAAACCCGAACCCGAGAAGGTGTTGACAAGAATATAATGCGATTAGGGGCGTGGTTGTGGGTACTTATTTAGTTTCCTAGTCCATAAGCAAAGTGTTGTGCCACGTAGACATTGGTATGACTTGATTGGAAAGTTTGGACGGTTACAAATTAATAAAgtataattttgttttattgatgGAATTTTAGGAGAATTGCATAGCACCGACCCGCTTCCAATATTCCATTGACAAGACACTTAACACTACTCATGCCTAACCTAGCTATATATTTAGCTCGCCTCCGTCCATATAATAAATACAATCTAAAATTCATTTCATTCGGaagattaaattaaattaaaaaaaaactcaaatatgatttaatgtttcaaaaatataattttataaacaTTACTTAAGTGTGGAATattcatgcatgtataaatTTATTCTATTCCTAAAAATGTGCGcctatttttatgtgtttgtttTTGGTCATTttcattatgaatttatatCTTTTGGGACGACCAGGTATTTATTTGCAATGTTAATTGTTAAACAataaacaaaaactaaaaaaaaataggGGAAAAAAATGATTGATTGTTTATTTGAAGAGGAGATATTTAATTTCGGGCCTGGGGCCACATTTCATATCCACGTATGGTCCATAATACAAGCTTAATCGGGCCTCCGTCCACATACCCATATTAATTTCAAAGGCTCAAAAGGTCAAACTATGTGACTTTGAAGTTTGATCATAAAGGTGTGCTTTATATTAGATTAACGCTTGGTTTGACATTTGGTTGCACTCCAAAGAACGCAAAATTAGGTTTTAATACCTCACTTCTAGTgacatatatatgtgtgttcaaaataataaaaatatatatataaaatatgtcaGGTTCTAGTCCTCTGTtcacatatataataataatatcatgacaACAACATTGCTAATATAATTCGACGAGAATGGTCTATGTTCGAACCTTGATCATGAGATCGTTTCACCGTAGAGCCGAAATGGTTCGTGTAGACCCGAGGAGGATCTAGCTGTGAAGCGAAACGGGTGGCTCGATTGATCATGAGTATAAAAGTTGAACTTGGATAAAGCAGGAAATTGGCTTGTTTGACTAATTTGTTTTCCAGAACCAAATTTGGATGTTGTTATGAAAAACTAATTGATTAAGTCAATGGGTAATTAACCCAATTTGAGAAAGTGAACGTGAACAGTCGCTTGTTCTACAGTGAAAAAGTAGACAAATTAGTCTTGTATATCTGaactttataattatattattattattattaaaataaacttGAGACTCTTTAGTGTCATGTCACAATATATTTTCACCATTGTGTATCCCAATTAGTTAGCATGCATAAGCGCGCACACACTTAATTCTCTTGATAAAGAGAATTCATAAACGTAACATAATGAActcaaattaaatttgatgtGATATTATTCGTTTTACTATTTAGAGATAGAAGAAAATAATACCGCAGTATCTTGACAGATGATCGTCATATCTTATAAACATCGTGAGtgaggaaaaataagttttgcCCGTAGGCAAAAACttctatgagacggtctcaagggtcataTTTATGAGACGAATtttttatatgggttatccactaaaaagtattacaatttatgtcaaaagtattacttattattataaatatgggtagaattgacccgtctcacggatgagaccgtctcacaagagtgttactcTTGCCCGTAATCTACCAAAACATTTATGGGTAATTAATTTCAAATGTCATCGGTACAATAATATTACGTACCAACCAAGAAGATGAAAAAACATAGAACTTAATGTGTGAAAGAAATCGACGTTTATAATATATGTcttgtattttattatataaattattttcattggtcattgttttattttatgaccaaatatgatatttttattatttgatttttgatattatttaGTACACACTTAATTAAGTTATTACTTCTTGTAGATCATATTATGTTATACATAAGAGACATATAAGAGTGATATTTTACAACACATATGCTCTTATCAAATTTGTAGATAGTTTATTTTCCTAACTACAAGATATATTTCCTTTTGGTAACATATCTTAGGTTTGATACTAATCTTTGTGTATACATAGACATGGTGTAGTGATTCATTTTGGAATCACTAACTATCAAAGCTTAAACatacaataaatattttaaaacaataatcaataaaaacatGAGAAACTTAAAATGATACAATTAAAAACCTGGTGGAATACATCCGATACTGAAATCAAGTGTAGCCAAatgttatacaaccccatcgaataACTGTACAAagagattggagcttccgatctgcattTCAGAGCTTTTTCCGAATTGCTCGGTACATCTGATATTCAACATGAGCTTTCGAACAGTTTGGTGCTTCTGAACTGTTGTAATGATCcggtttcattttacaagtttaattaaataaaaatgattaagcTTGATTAGAGACTTAATTTGGATTCAATTGaacaatttttggatttttgacaaagacagttcggagggtccgaacccaagatcggagggtccgaacccttTGGAGGCACAAATGCTGGATCGAAGGCTAGTGAGAGATCGTAGCGTCCAAACCAGGATCGAAGCGTTCGATCTTAGTTAGGCCATGCAGGCTGCAGCTGGTGAGGTGTCAAGTCATATCGAACACGTAgcagttcggagccttcgaagTAGGGATCAGAGCGTCCGAACTGTGCATGCAGTGACGTGGTCTGCATGCAAAGATCGGAGCGTCAAAACCCCCGATCGGAGTGTTCgatcttcgcctataaataggtcatcCGAGCTCTTCATTTCTCACACCATTTACTCAGCTTCTCTCTCGGCCTTTAGGCCTTCTAGGTGatttctagccttcctaggcttggtccgggtgTTGAAAAATTGCTCCGGAGTTGCGGCGaagaggtgcccaagttctgaggAAGACGtcatcaacgggctgacgatgaacgcaggtatagctctagctccttatagtaaataatgagtatgttatagcttagttaaggcttttagaataatattatgatgcatgagtattttgcattgtagtgcggactataggcttggacagtaGAGCTGGTATATCTTGCCTAGTTATCAAaggtacgatagtactgttcaagatactctgactgagtatgcatgtattatgtgtttgcatggtttatttgattatatgacatgattttatttgCATATACCTATCATGTTATTATACTGCGTATTGGTTGGACATATAAACTCGTGTCAAGTCACCAATATTGGTTGGACACGTAGACTTATGTCAGGTCACCATCAGTTGGGTATGTAGGTCAACTCCTGAAGCGACAACACAACATGCTACCTATCCCGGGCCCAAGTCTGTTCTTGATCAAATATTCTTGACCTTGTGTCTTGGTACTCatacacttgcatacatgcacatataatattgtatactcatactctcgtactgagcgttttatgctcacgttctCGTACagttgtttctggacaccctatctcttgggggcaggtttgcgattggatgaggcgggtgatTCCAGGAGGTCTTAGACTACAGGTTGCCAGCAGAGTTAGTTGTTTAAGCTTTCAGTGTTGATGTATTTGGGTAGAGACactttattcgatatggttgtataacagtatttacagattcctttccttggaatTGAATTCGTTTATTTTTTCCGCTGATTATTTCTGAttaatgtttaattaagttaaatgcatgcttaagctcttgattagtaggtgaacacaatgcgggtcactacaactgTCTAATAACTTAAAGCccttggaaccatttccgatTAATTGGAATCCACATTTCAACTCCTTAAATCCACTTAGGAaccttaatcatattttaggcagttgattaatttaattaagattcgggctactacataaaaTAATTAGATATGTTATTGCAAGCAAtaggattttatcttttaatcaTGCTCAATCGATAAAACCTGCACATAAGGAGGTAATACGACAATCACACAGCGAGACTCTCTAACATCGGTCCAGTTTTTCATTTATATCTTTTTATATCATGTATAGTTAGAGCAtgcttatatttatttattcgtgattttataaaatgtttacaGTTTTTCAACCACTAAATTCCCTCGATAGAATCTTTAGTTATCCCTGCAATATCACAATATACCTagccaaataaaaaattaacgaGAATTTGTGAAAATAACTTTGATcagattatataaaaattttgaaaaataatcatCCCCGAATGAAAATCGAATTACATTGTGTGCGGCAGCTGAGTGTAGATCAATAAGACGGTACAACAACTTTACGAGGCACACTCACTAATTGCTCGACCAAACAACAATCCATCTAATTAGTATTGTCCTTACTACATGTCATCATTTGAGTCCTGGAATATTACGATGAATGATGtgtgatataataataataataataataataatcaaaatatacaaatatttaacaTCGAAAAAAGGTTGAGTCCTTCCATCGAAGCCTTTAGGTGATGGCAGGTTACCTGCACAGAAGAAACATCTCGTGACCACTTCTACGCTCAAGTCACTTATTGACTCACGAGAAAGAAGATATTACAATATTACACCTGATACGTTACGTACTATGAATATCGTGAATCCCTAAAAAGTAAACCaaacttttatatttatatagagACTGCGAGTAAAAAAAACCCAACCTTCTGCACGAGGACCTTTTATTTTGGCATGGGCCGAGTCCCCGGGGTGCCAACCCTACCCCGGAATCTGATGCATTTGAGGGGTATACGGATTCTAATAGTTTATAACTCTAGATTTTTGTACAACTTTTGTGAAAATCTAAATAAAATAAGTATGTTAAATCAATAAAAGCctcctctttttctttttttttttattgtatcaAACATTGAGttcctttttttaaaataccTTGATTGTAGTTTGGGTTTCAAAACTTTTACTAAAACATCATCCTTACACAAAAAAtgagaaaattgttttttttggtatgtttgttactttgcgatttcagtactttatattttcagatttcagttttagtccgttatctttattttttttggcaattttagtcttttttccgaCGCGGCGCTGAcatggcaccaattcagtgctgatgtggagctgacgtgtacaatgtcacgtaagcatttttgaataaaaaaaaccgaaattgcaaaaaatcagaacatacatgactaaaactgaaatgtgaaaacataaaggaccaaaatcgcaaaatgacaaacatacaggactaaatttgcaattttttccAGAAAAAATTAATCGGAATCGTGAAGATCACCGGAAATTTTTGAGACGATCAtaccgtgaaaatttcaaggcaatcggaattgttttgaacACGGGTACACATAGAGATTATTCTATGCTACGCCTGGAGTACTTCTCCccccatgatgtggtcaaatgTCAACTATTAGATCATCAACACAcatgtcaattttcataaaactaTAAGGGTCCCACGTTAtctaatgatattaaaataaggGAAAAACACTcccggtgtagcatagactaacccTACACATAGATGTCCCGCACCCTAGGATGCGGAgatcaaatttatatatataaacacacacacatattgACAGTTGCCAAACATTCAAGTCCTTTAGTTATAGGTAAAAGCTTCAATCAAATTGTGATGCCCCAACGTGGTCGTATTTGTAATCTTTAATGATTCTGATATATACTAGAAAAGAGacgtttaaattttaaaaatataaatataaatttatattatatattaatcatATGTATTGTCCAAATTTATTAGAGATCACGTTTCTTAATCAAGCTGGTGATTTTATCCTTAATAATTTATGtactttaataatttttttcaacaacttttaattataaaattttttttccaaaaaaattttaaatttaaattcatGCAGCAAACCCGTAAAAAGTTGTCTCGAAATAAGTTCCACTAGCCAAAAATGTGTGGGTTGTACAAATCTTGAAGTAACATGCAGCTGAACTATATACTAATTATTAATTGATTAGAACCGAATTCCACTATCATAGTTTTGACACATTCAATCGCAGCAAAAGTAATAGTCTCTTTGATAAATTTCATGAAAATATCTCTTCCAACACTTTATACTGTGATGTATCTTATTTctttaaaggaaaaaaaaatggttGGCAAATGACAACATTAGTCTTGTGATATtctttcaatcaaatcatttgtAGCTTTTTACGAATTTTCAATTGCAGTGATATTTGGTTGAACGTATTTGGGTGAGATGAGATAAGTATTAAGATAAGTTACATTTTAAGAAATTCTGGTAATGGACTATATCAAGTTATCgtgtgatttgatttgatttgttgCATAATCCATAAAAGTGAGATGGTACGGAAACATTATATCCTAATAAGAAAGATTGATATCATCACTAACATCAAAGAAAATGAGATTGATCTTTTAGTATCCTGCACACAATGTGTAACCTCATGATTGATCGAAATCAGCGAGTCCTATGTGGGGTTCATTAATTTTGATCAATCATCATCCGTCACGCCACTCTCAAGACACTACCCTGAGAGTAGCATCGACGTTACCCTTTTAGTGATATGAAACAACACCAACATGCAACATAGAGTGACACATTCTAATCTTTTCCTGACACATGAACTTAACATTCCGACCAATTAACACTCAAATGTACGCAGTCTTTCATGTTTATCCACCCTTTGGTATGGTGTTCTACATGGCAACCGCGTCTCGACTAAAACTATAGCTTTGGTTTTTATATTGAGCCTTTGATCTAACAAGTATAATCTCAatcatcataataaatttttatcccATAAAATATGAGGATATTTGAAAAACTATATATACCAAAAGAATGAGAGTAATTAACGTGATATGCTCTCCCTTGATTCTAAACGTACAAATGTCTTCTTCCTTGTATCAATTCATTTAAGAACCCTACAAACTATGGACTTGAAATTAAAGGATtatcaaaattatttgaattctcgattttatatatttaaattgtatagggaaaaaaaaaaaaaagaaatcccGTGATTCTTTAATATTTATCATTATAGCCACATATTAATGGTCCTGGTCGGTGGTAGTGAGACAATTAGTTACTTACTATAACaccattaataatatttaattagtaAAGAAAAAATTTAGGCATAAATCGGATTGTTACTATGGCCCTAATTTTTGACTTCACATAAacgcatatatataataattattattgttcCTTATATATGTGAGATCCATCACATCCGTTCTTAATTACtaattaaaaagtattattttttatgtaaataatattattttttattaaaaatatgaatagatTCGATCCATGTCAAGGATATAAATTCATGAATCTGTATCACAAGATACATGCATAttctatatatttatttgaacttatttttatttgtaactTTAGATTTATCCTTTAAAtgcttttttgatttttttttaatgaatgaTTGCATGCGCTTGTTCTTACATTATGAATAGAGTCGTTAGttgttattataattattatactCATACCAATTTACATTGGTACACCGTACTTACatataaatttttagagttgattggTACTTATGATCATATTGAACGTTGAAAAAAGAGTTTCggaaaaattttaaatgattttacagtttaatttgaaaattgtaACCACACACCGATCGTCAATGCTCAACAATCCTCATTTGTCAATGCATCTATCACATGATTTCCGACAATCAATCGTATTATATTCTTAATTCTCTTTAGTTTCCGACCACCCCAAACTATATAttgagtttatatatatatatatatatatatatattggtcaggtaatatgtttttttt comes from Henckelia pumila isolate YLH828 chromosome 4, ASM3356847v2, whole genome shotgun sequence and encodes:
- the LOC140867496 gene encoding phospholipase A(1) DAD1, chloroplastic, which gives rise to MEPPKVSKRWMEYQGIKNWEGLLDPLDDNLRREIIRYGNFIQATYQSYNFDISSPFYATCRYPKRELLNESGFCETGYRVCRNLTANSGIRLPRWMPTWMAMQSSWIGYVAVCQNKKEIARLGRRDVVIALRGTVTCLEWLENLRATLTPLSGAAADHSGDPDDSEVPMVESGFLSLYTSAFENRPSLQTQLKQEISRILEKYGNEPLSFTITGHSLGAALATVAAYDIKNTFGNSPLVTVISFAGPRVGNWSFRCELENQGTKILRIVNSDDLITKVPGFVIENNEQNRFSDNFPANSTAAGLGGWVQKLVEDMQWVYADVGCELRLSSRDSPYLSGFNNIATCHDLKTYLHLVDGFVGSNCPFRATARKIINKNLGTG